One window of Cervus elaphus chromosome 6, mCerEla1.1, whole genome shotgun sequence genomic DNA carries:
- the LOC122696545 gene encoding LOW QUALITY PROTEIN: dual specificity mitogen-activated protein kinase kinase 4-like (The sequence of the model RefSeq protein was modified relative to this genomic sequence to represent the inferred CDS: substituted 1 base at 1 genomic stop codon), which produces MQGKRKALKLNFANPPFKSTARFTLNPNPAGVQNPHIERLRTHSIESSGKLKISPEQHWDFTAEDLKDLGEIGRGAYGSVNKMVHKPSGQIMAVKRIRSTVDEKEQKQLLMDLDVVMRSSDCPYIVQFXGALFREGDCWICMELMSTSFDKFYKYVYSVLDDVIPEEILGKITLATVKALNHLKENLKIIHRDIKPSNILLDRSGNIKLCDFGISGQLVDSIAKTRDAGCRPYMAPERIDPSASRQGYDVRSDVWSLGITLYELATGRFPYPKWNSVFDQLTQVVKGDPPQLSNSEEREFSPSFINFVNLCLTKDESKRPKYKELLKHPFILMYEERAVEVACYVCKILDQMPATPSSPMYVD; this is translated from the coding sequence TAGAGAGACTGAGAACCCACAGCATTGAGTCGTCAGGAAAACTGAAGATCTCCCCTGAGCAGCACTGGGATTTCACTGCAGAGGACTTGAAAGACCTCGGAGAGATTGGACGAGGAGCTTACGGTTCTGTCAACAAAATGGTCCACAAACCAAGTGGGCAAATAATGGCAGTTAAAAGAATCCGGTCGACAGTGGATGAAAAAGAGCAGAAGCAGCTCCTCATGGATTTGGATGTAGTGATGCGGAGCAGTGACTGCCCGTACATTGTTCAGTTCTAGGGCGCGCTCTTCCGAGAGGGTGACTGTTGGATCTGTATGGAACTCATGTCTACCTCGTTTGATAAGttttacaaatatgtatatagtGTATTAGATGATGTTATTCCAGAAGAAATTTTAGGCAAAATCACTTTAGCAACTGTGAAAGCACTAAACCActtaaaagaaaacttgaaaatcatTCACAGAGATATCAAACCTTCCAATATTCTTCTGGACAGAAGTGGAAATATTAAACTCTGTGACTTTGGCATCAGTGGACAGCTTGTAGACTCGATCGCCAAGACGAGAGATGCTGGCTGCAGGCCCTACATGGCACCTGAAAGAATAGACCCAAGTGCATCACGACAAGGCTACGATGTCCGATCTGATGTCTGGAGTCTGGGGATCACATTGTACGAATTGGCCACTGGCCGATTTCCTTATCCAAAGTGGAATAGCGTATTTGATCAACTAACGCAAGTCGTGAAAGGGGATCCACCACAACTGAGTAACTCTGAGGAAAGGGAGTTCTCCCCAAGTTTCATCAACTTTGTCAACTTGTGCCTTACGAAGGATGAATCCAAAAGGCCAAAGTATAAAGAACTCCTGAAACACCCCTTTATTTTGATGTATGAGGAGCGCGCTGTCGAGGTCGCATGCTATGTGTGTAAAATCCTGGATCAGATGCCAGCCACTCCGAGCTCCCCCATGTATGTCGATTGA